The nucleotide sequence ACGGTGATGAGAAGGTGAAGAACAATCAGGCGAGGTTCTCGTGCAGTTCAGCTGTGCAGGTTGGTAGGATGCCAACTCCAGTCACGCCATCCGCCGTGGACGATCTGATGACGAGCTCACAACATCCACCTTATAAGTGACGAAGTCAAAAATTTTTTGAAGGCTATAGCTAAGATATAACTTAACTAATGGAGCATTGATTTTCCTTTATAAAAATTACACggtattttaataaaatttaaacaatAATTTAAAGGTAGGCCTAGAGCTCAAGCCCTAGCTATCCGCCCTGACCCTACCGGAGTACCGGGCACCTGGCAATCTGGCATGGACTCGCTGATGGAGTGATGGAGATGTCACTGATGTTTCTttaaggtagtgtttggttggtgggataGGATGTGATGGGATGGGACGAACCCACTTTTAAAGGTGTTTGGTTTAGGGGTGAGTGGGATGGGTTGGTTCCTGGacaggaatattcctctcagatccggaACCAAGCCATCCGGAAAAATCTCGTGGACGAGCTCGTCCCACCTGGGACGAGCGCACGGCGTGAGGCGCGCCGCTTCGCCACGCTCGTTCGCTCGCACCGTCGCACGCCACTCGCTCGCCCCTCTCACTCGCATCTTGCTCCTCCACCCATCGTGAGTGATGACGATGGCGGCAGATCCGGTGGtggggagggtggcggcagtGAATCTGAAGGCAGGGAGGGCGGGGAGGGCTCGTCATCGGTGGCGAATCCGGAGGcggggatggcggcggtggcgaatcCGGAGGCGGGGAGGGCGGTGGTAGCGAATCTGGTAGCGAGGAGGGCTGCGGCGGTGTGGAGGGCTCCGATGGCGGCGACAGTGATGGCGGGCAAGGGTGAGTGCTCCGGCCACCACTTCCGCATCGTCGTTGCCTCTGACTCGCTCCTCCTTCCGCCCGCGCCGATGGTAGCCGCTCCTCcttccgcccgcgccgccggtcgcccCTCCTCATTCCGCCTGCGCCACTAGTCGCCGCTCATCCTTCTGCCACTCTACTTCCTCCGCGAGTTGCGAGCTGCGACACATTTTCTCACTAACGTGGTGCAACGTGACTCCATATGTCATTCATCCCATCCCTATCCATCCcttctaccaaacaaaaaattgagaTCATTCCATCCAATAAATCAAACAAGTAAATGGGATTACTCCATCCCTAAAACTAGGGATGGTATCATCCCATCCCACGTAGTCCCCAAactaaacatatgctaaaagaTTTGATCAAAATGAACTGACGTTTGTTTAGACGGAATGAGAGTGATGATTTCGACACTGCACTTTAGCTAACCGAATAATGATGGTGCCAATATGACTTTGGAAAAGTTGAAATGACCACCGATCGAACACTAATCTCTTATTATCATGGACGTTCATTGCAAACAGTGTCAGCATCCCATAGTCTAGCTGAGAAACAGGAGATAATTAAATTGAGCGATCAAATCATCGAAAACTTTCTTTTACCTAACAATGTCGATATAATACGATGGGACTAAAAAAATGCGGCAAACCAAATTTCATGCAGCCACCAATTTGCAACACTGAACATCATTCGGTTTCAGCGCGCGTCAAGGACTCGAGTCGATCGATGTGATATTCAGTTTTAGCTTATCTCTTGCACTGTCATTTTTCTGAGATTTTGCAAAATAAATAGCACGCACTTACACTGTAGGAGCGATAGGAGTGCACAGCCATGCAGTTGATCCAACAAAACGGTAAATGCTGCGCGCCGGGCGTCCGACGTTAGAAGGAAAAATCGGACGCCTCGGACGCCTGCGCCTTTAAaacgatttttctcttaaattaattatccaatctacgatccAATCACACCGTtatattcgttgcaattaaatctttacaacaagaccacacatgattatatttcgacaaaaaaatattttagcttctctattgattttttttttgaatattgCATATTATCTGTTTCGATGTTTCAACCAGTAGCTTTacgatgtttcactatgtacggatcaaatgttgcagtggattttGATATTATGGAACGTGCCGTTGtgacaaatcacccacatattttgaaaaccccctattaagggaatttggtttattttttgttccacaaaaaatgtttcatctagtgtactcacaatatttcactatgtatagatctaatgatgtagtgaactgaaatattccattgcaacaaaaaaacgcacatattttggaaaccccctgttaagggaattcgtttcattttttgttccaaaaaaaatatttcacctagtgtacttataatgtttcactatgaatggatcaaatgttgcagtgaactgaaacattatttcgctatttgctgaaacattatttttatataaggtgaaataacacccgatttaaacgagtgaaacattttcgatatatttagtgaaacaattccgatatacatggtgaaacatcgtgcaacatttaaaaataatttaataataagctaaaaaaaatttcatcggaatatatccatgtgtggtcttgttttgaagatttaattgcaacgaatttaatggtgcaatcgaatcatgatttggataagtaatttaagagaaaaatcagtttaaactAGTTTTTcacgtaaatcgggcgctgacgtcatgctgacgtcagtgTCCGATTTTTCTCCGAACATTGGACATCCGAGCCCGGAGTTACCTCCCAACAAAACAGATATGGATTAATTGGAGAGAGTGGATAACGGAAGAAGAAATACACTACCACCAGTGCGAGTGTGAAAACCGGGTTAACAAAAACGACCCATTTTCCATGAAATTGCTAATGGTCGGTTTACAAAAGACGGATCGATTTAGCAAGTTGACTGAAAGTAATCAGTCTTCACCCGTTTTCGTCAAAGAGTGGTTTTCACCTCTGAAACGGGAAGATAAACCTTGGTGGCAACTGGCAACTCGATTTACATATTAAAAACAAGCAATTAGAAGATACTGGGTTACATTCGATGACTTTGGAGCTTACTATTCAGAGGTCGAGAGATAGAATTTCTCAGTGAAAACACTCCAGCATTGCGTTCTTTCACTCGATCTGAGCTGCACTGCACAACCGTGATAACTCGATCCGGCAAACTTTGGGAGCAGATATATGGGCGTAACCAAGGTTGTCAGAATCGAGATACTAGACAGTATCGTTTTGCTCAAAGTAATGTCATATCGTAGGATCGTATCGTAGTATCGGGATActaagagattttttttaagtttaattaatatttatgttaattatatatagccattttgtataaaaaaatatagtaatgataTATATCATGTAAATAGAGAtatttatcaagagaaaccacgttggttttgatatatttaactgatttttatataaatttgagcatatttagttacattattttcaaaccatgttatttaaaataatattttgtagtatcgtaGGGATCGTAGAATCGGGATACTACCTAAGATTTCGTATGATCGtgtagtaatgaatagtaggatAAGATACTAGGTGGGATCGGTATTGTTTCGGCTTGATAGGATCGTAGTATCGTAAGATACTAATACGAATCAGGGTACTGCCAACCTTGCCAACCTTGGGCGTAACTACTTGAGCCGGAACGGATTCCCACGTGGAGATCTCCTCTAGATGGGCCTCAACAAACAGGCCAAACACACTTGCAGTTTAGTTTAGGCCCATCATTCTAAGTCCACTAAACTCTCCTGGCTACTCCACCGCCGCACGTGACACGTCATACGCCGCATCCTTcgttcacgccgccgccgcctcgcgctctTGCCgacggccaccgcgccgcctcgccggtcgCCGCTCCCACCCTTCCACGGCGACCGGAGCCAAAGACGGTGACCGGCGGGCGCGACGACCTAGGGGAATGTGTACCTCACCTACCCCACATCGTCCCCGCACCCGCATTCCCTAaacccccaaaccctagcccgctccTCCGTTGTCGGATACGCCAACCTGCTATATGCGAGAGAAGGGCATCCACAACTGTTTGATGATCTCCACCGGAGCCGCCGTTTACCGGAGTAACCGTGCTTACGCGTCAGCTGGAGGGGTGACCTCGGATTCGGTGGAGGGCTGATGGCTCCGACCCAGCTGGTCGatcgctgcggcggcggcgcccccgcgAGTCGCTGCTGTGAGCCTGTGATCGCCTGTGATGGGGGTGTCCGTGGTGGCGCAGGCGCCATGGGGGAAGTAACTCATGAGATGGGATGTGGCCGCAGGCGCGATTGTCGCTGTGATGGCGCCCTTGGCTATGCTTGGGGCGACGATGGTGGCACTGATGCCCCTGCAAGCGGCTTCGGTGCCCACGATTGGTGGTTCATTCGTGATGGTGGACTTGTGACcttgccaccgcctcctccgcaAGACGAATTTGTGATGATGATGCAGCCTATGATAGTATGATAGCACATTCATCGATGACTGCGATGTCGCTGTGATGCCGTACCCACATGCCAGAGCTGCGATGGAGCTGCTGCCTTTGTGCGCAGGCCTTCCACCTTATTGACATGGTATTGCAGCCCCAACAAGCTGGACCTATGATGCCATTGTTGGCACAGCCGCCTTTGGCCATGGCACTCCTCTACTCAAGCTTCAACATCTGGACTACTTTGGTTCGTTCTAACACTCCACCTCCCCTGTACTTTACATTGGCAACATAAGACATGAGATATTTTTAATGTTGCTAGTCGTAGCTATTATTATTGTCAGGTTGATATAAGCTTCTTTtgtctaaaataaataaataaataaataaataagcaaGAAATGAAGTGAGCTGCATAGCACATCAGCGATTAGCCTCTTATATTCCTTGTAATGTTAAGATGTAACCCAGTGATTGGATGTAGTTTCAACATGGAGGTATGCAATGTTTTGTTCGTTGTTTTGATTGTAGCTTTTCTTAAGCATGACTGCAATTGCTTGGTGTTATCTACTGATCATCATTGATCTGTGATCTTTGGCTTTGTTAATGAACTTTAGAATATAAGTGATCACTGATCATTGATCTGTGATCTCTAATCTATGTTTTTCTGGTAAGCTTCAAGATAATCTTAGGAACAGTTGTTGTTTTAGAATTGAGGTTATGCCTTTTCCTTTTATGCTTTGGCTTGTACAGTTTTTAAACATTTGTTCAGTGTAGCCTACCCTTTTCGGTTGTTAAGCAAAATGGCACATAAGGTTTTCTTGTAGAGTTTCAATTTTGGGTTAGGGAAATGTTTTCAACTGCTCTTGTGAAGAAATTTGGAATGTCTGTTTGGACCAAAGAGACGATGCAATTTATAATCTGTTGATGGCGATTTCACGTAGATCTGATCGGTTAGCTTAGGATTTGCATGATACTGCATTTTTTGCCGCTCTTACTTCATGCAGTTATTGAAAGTGCAGTAATGCAATCTCCTGTTTCCTTTTAATATTGGAGTATCATTTATCGATAGGATGTTTTCTTGTTACACTTGCTATCTCGAACCGAGCAAGAGCATTAGTAATTGCCATTTTGGCAATTGTTTGGAAATTTGTGTGTACACAATTATAGCGCTGCTGACAGCATGATGGTTCAAATAACTTGCCATTCTCAGATGGCCATCTATTAATTTTTCAACTCAATAGCCATATGCTTATGTGATAAAAATGAACCATACATATTCGAAAGAAATGGTTGTGGTTTTCCCAATACTAGTCAATGCCTGTGTATTGCAATGGATTTGTGAAAGATTAATTGTGCATGTTTCTGTTTTTAGCCCATTGGGATGGTTTTTTGGGTtgtttttaaaaccttttttttgtggtgggtgggggagggggggggggaggcaaGGATGTGCCCTGCATGTTTATTTCTTCTTGCATTGCATGcggtggaggaaggggagggcggACGAACGATTGCCCTTTTAAGTAGTTTAGAGAGAAATTTCAGAATTTGCCACCGAATACGTAGGCCTTTAAGGATTTGCCACCCAATCCGCACTCCTTTCAAAATTTACCACTGAGgatgcgaatttcttcattccgTGCCGCTTCGTCCACTTGTGCAGCTGAGCCTTCTGTCCTTCCGCTGGCTCCATCCTCGTCCATCCGCCATACACGCGAACCCAGCTCGGCGCCAACGTCATCCATCCGCTGCCTGTGTCAGCGTAATCTGTCCGCTTCGAGGGTGTCGCGTGGGCGGACGTCACGGGCAAGGTGGAGCTGACACGCTCGTGTTCCCTCCTTCTCTAACGGCTCTCACCTCCCAGCATCCACCGCAGGAGAAACCAAGCTGCGACGCATGGGGTCCCAtcctccctcttccctctcGTCGATCCCATCCCCCAAAACACTCGAGTTACGACGCGGGAGAGCACACATCCGTGGTGCACCGCGGGAATAggaagcggcagcggcggtgcacGGACTCCCCTCACCCCCATTCTCTGGCTCCTCACATGTGAAGTGCGGCGTATATGTCCCTCCCAAACCCTAGAAATTCGACGGGCTGGTGCTTCTTCCACACAGTTGGCTAGCTTGGGATCGGTTGTGGTCATAGATGGTGGCGATGCACACTGGGCTCGCAAAGTACGTTGGTGGCAGATGGAAGATGATGGAGCCAATGCAAAAGATAGACGGCATGACTTCACGGGCAAACGGAGTGGTATGGAACGAAGAAATTGGTACCCTAAGTGGTAAATTTTGAAAGGAGTGTGGATTGCGTGGCAAATCCTTAGAAGCCTGCATATTCGGTGGCAAATTCTGAAATTTCTCGTTTAGATATGCACCATACACATTCTTACCATGATTTGCAGAGAACCTAGGCCATTGGCGAAGCTAGGATTTAAACTTGAGGGGGCCAACTTAAGCTCATTACCGAGTGACAATGACCATAAAAAAGTTGCATCATAATACGCACAAAATTGAAACATTTTGACATGGATAATAAAtcatatgaatatatttgttaGTTTTGACCATACAAAAGGATGTTTTCCTGCCTATTATTTAGTCATTGGCTACAtacatattttttgttttgaagattttaGTATTTCAAATTAAAGTGAAGaggtaaataaaaataaagtattAGGGCTTAcaaaaaaatgcatatttagAACACGGTATGCGGACATTGGAACAACTGAGCTGTCCAAGTGTGTTGTGTTCTTCGTGTTAGCTTGTTAGGTCTGCTTAGCCTAGGAAGCAGTCATCACCATCTAAAAACGATATACTGCTATGTCTCCCAAATAACTTGTTTGCATGCAATCCTAGCTGGTAGTGGTAGCATTGGAAGCCTGAATACGCCAATGCACCAAGTACATGACATAATCATGTATTTGATGATTAATTAGCCGgtacttaagaaaaaaaattcgccGTTGGGGGAGGCCTGACCTCCCTCCACCCCTCCCTGGCTCTGCCCTTGACCTAGGCTTTTTCTCCACATTAATGTATATGCACTTTCATGATGTATTATTTGATCACCTCCATCTTGATGGACACACTCTAACCCCATGTCATGCAACACCACCCGGCACATGTAACTGACAAACAACACATGAATAGTAACTGCCAACAAATCACTACATGTTTTTGCACAATTAAGCCCATTCAATCCACACCAACACACCTCTATCAAAGAAACATCCACCGTATACGAATATGGATTAAAAAACATATACCACCGGTAAATTGTGACTCACCTAATGCCTCCCCAGTTACTGACCACACCACTGTCCCCATCTCAGTCTCATCTTATCTGTGCCTTTTTATGTGGGCATCTGGTAGAGGTGCTCTCTTCATCTGCATCCACCATTTCATTCACCAACTAAGTAGGCCTTTTTGAGCTAGGTGGTTGGTTGGCCTTGGCCTTATTAATTTTTCATGTGGTACTACAATATGCCATTATGTCCCTAAGTTGTGTCCTTCACATTTTATTTAGTATCTATGTAGTTATGTCTTTTACATTTATTTACATAGTTATgtcttttacattttttttacatagttatgtcttttacttttttttacatagtTATGTCTTTTATGTGGTTATATGATGGAGAAGAAGCTTCCGATTTGTCTTTCTTGCCGTTTTGAGTTTCTTTTCTTGTGGTCAGAGCAGAATGCAAGAATTAAAAATTAGGTGAGAAATGGAACAGAAATTTTGGATTTAAACTTTGTTTCTTCTCTTGTTGTTATGCCCTCTGATATTTGGCCATGGCCACACCTCAATGTTTTCCACCACTGCTTCTACCATGCACCTGCAGTTTGATCTCTCATTGTTCTGCATTTGATGCGTGCGTTTGTAGCAGTTGTTGCCTTGTTGGTACtaagttgttgttgttgttgttgttgtttcttCAATGCTCAAAATTGCAACTTGGGAGATAAAGTTTGGCGGAGAAAGAGAAGTGTGAGAAGAAATATCGATCCTAATAACAATGGATGATGCAATACCGGCAATTTTTTGGGGCATCCAAAATAGTTTTGACTAATCAACCCATGTTACCCTGAAAATTATGTGGCCTATATCTGCATTAAGTCACCTGTTTATACAACATTTCTGgtttcttatcctttttctttcttagtGTAAATGTTGTATGCTGATTGTTATTGTTAGCTGGGCCTCTGTTGCTTCGTGTAATTATTCTTGCTTTATTGAGGTGTTACGTATGATGGAAAGTTATAGTGTAGTTTGTACTTTGGAGTAACATGTAATCCAGTGAATTATCAGTTCTTCCTTCATAAGACACTATTTAGCATTCATTTTACCTGTCATTGTTTGTGGGCAATTCCTAcctatttgtttgtttttatataaTGGCAATTCCCCAGTACAACACTAACATTTCTCACTAATGGCTTTCAATCTTTGTTGTTCTTTAAAATGAATGGTTACCTCAATTGCCTGATTTCATAACCCAGACAAAGAAATttctcttgtattttttttctttgctttttttAGTTGTTTCACAAAATTATATTGGTGAACCCGTCAATTTTTATAAATAGATGCCATGGTAACTGCTATGTACAAAATATAGGATCAACCTGTCAGAGATTTCCCTAATTCTCTAGTAATCTGGTGCGTCTtactggctggctggctggtgGTTGATCTGCTCGCTGGTGGTGTTGCAGTCTTGCAGGATTCATCAGTGGTGTGAGCTGAAGTGGGGGTTCTGTGGTTTTTTGTTTCTCCGTTAAGGTTTCTCTTTCCGTTTCCCCTCTCGCTTGAGGGGACTGTTCACATGTTTGTTTCTGTTGCACTCCCATTTATTGTAACTTCTTAAatggaaagggaaaaaaatgttaATGACACTTTACACTAGTTTCTGCCTAATGCATTTTCTCCAAGTGGGATGTACACTAGTTTAGCATTGCTCGAGGAGAGAGGATTGACGTGTCCTTTCATGTAAACATTTCTATTACTGTATTTTTGCAAATTTAGTGCATCTGATATCTAGGAATGTGTTTTTCAATTCACATGGATTGCTCCTTTTCTGTGCTGCTAAACTAAGATCATATTTGCCTATAATTAGTCTAGGTAAAAATATATCTTTTGCGATGTAATTCATATTGCACCTCGTTGGTGCTTTTGCCCTCAGAAAAATATTGACGAGACTGTTCACTAATTTCTGCCTAATGTATTTTCTCCAAGTGGAATGTGCATTTAAATATTTTAGCACTTTACACGTTTGTTTGTAGATATGCCTTCTGGAACAGGGAAATGGCCTCTTCCATGAATGAATGAGCCCCCTCTATAGCCATCACTTGAATGATCAGGTAGCATATTGATTATAAGTTTGTTGATTTGAGGCTAGCAACTTTTTTACCAACATAGTAATTATCTTCCAGTTGCAGATGTCTTATGTTGCTGGTACTAACCAAAGTGCGATTCCACTTGGTGGGATGGCCAGATATTCAGTGGGCATGGACAGTGGAATCCATGGCGCTACAAGAACTGAATCAAGAACTCTCTATGTGGAAGGACTACCTTCGAACTGCACAAAGAGAGAGGTTGCACGTATCCTTTTCTATGCTTGTAAACTAAAATCACATTTTCCTAGCTATAATTAGTCTAGGTATCTTTTGCGACGTAATTCATATTACACCTCCTAGGTGCTTTTGCCCTTAACTCTTTCTTCTGCAGATATTTTTCGCCCCTTTTCTGGTTTTCGTGAGGTGAGATTGGTCAACAAGGAGTCTAGGCATGTAAGTTAAATGCTACCTGTGATCCAAATTTTCCCTGTTATTTTTTGCAAAGCCAAGCATGCTTACATGTCAAATCCCCTCTCTGTTTTGCAGGCTGGAAGCTGTAACCTCTtgtgttttgttgatttttcatCTCCTCCTGAAGCTCGTGCTGCTCTGGAGACTCTGCAAGGTAATTATAACATCATATTTTCTGCATCCATATGCATTGTACTTAT is from Oryza sativa Japonica Group chromosome 9, ASM3414082v1 and encodes:
- the LOC4347640 gene encoding RNA-binding protein 1 isoform X2; this translates as MSPLYSHHLNDQMSYVAGTNQSAIPLGGMARYSVGMDSGIHGATRTESRTLYVEGLPSNCTKREVAHIFRPFSGFREVRLVNKESRHAGSCNLLCFVDFSSPPEARAALETLQGYKFDEHDHESSNLRTQFSLTPRRRSIGGPCVRN
- the LOC4347640 gene encoding RNA-binding protein 1 isoform X1, with translation MSPLYSHHLNDQLQMSYVAGTNQSAIPLGGMARYSVGMDSGIHGATRTESRTLYVEGLPSNCTKREVAHIFRPFSGFREVRLVNKESRHAGSCNLLCFVDFSSPPEARAALETLQGYKFDEHDHESSNLRTQFSLTPRRRSIGGPCVRN
- the LOC4347640 gene encoding RNA-binding protein 1 isoform X3; protein product: MIRYSVGMDSGIHGATRTESRTLYVEGLPSNCTKREVAHIFRPFSGFREVRLVNKESRHAGSCNLLCFVDFSSPPEARAALETLQGYKFDEHDHESSNLRTQFSLTPRRRSIGGPCVRN